The proteins below are encoded in one region of Amycolatopsis magusensis:
- a CDS encoding MFS transporter, translated as MTRAANPVQPPQHAAPEPEPERLTHRQIVTILIGLMSGMFLAALDQTIVGTSIVRIANDLHGFDLQAWITTAYLITSTIVTPIYGKLSDIYGRRPFYLAAISIFVIGSIASTFADSMYQLAAFRAVQGLGAGGLMSLAMTIIGDIVPPRERARYQGFFLAVFGVSTVLGPVLGGFFADIDSIAGITGWRWVFLINVPIGVAAFAIVAKVLNVPHERHDHRIDWWGGLALVVAVVPLLIVAEQGNKWGWASAEAIACYVIGGVGIVAFLFVERLMKDEALIPLRLFGNGTFSVAIAGSFIVGIGMFGAIMMIPQYMQVVQGYSPTESGLLMLPLMLGIMTASVVSGQITSRTGRYKIFPIIGTLIITAGSVFFAQVEYDSALWHPLLAAGIIGLGLGSCMQTLVIAVQNAGPRSDMGVSTATATFFRQIGGTAGVAVFLTILFNTLADNIAKAFGGALPPEAGAQLGNFQSDTSGIANLPDELKIPVLTGFTESITTVFWCAAAVTLVAFVVLLFMREIPLAGGAPSAAASVLEGGEALVDEEPEKATAKTDTWEEVDQALRRPEPELVGAHARPEGNGHATMQGMIQPISNAAVSGRLEAGPPITGYVRRQDGSPVVRAALTLIDQSGRQVSRATGGGDGEYSIGTPSPGTYVLIVSAAGHEPQASSVVVGDGPAKLDLTLAGSGEVSGVVTSLGSGEPLHAVTVTLTDERGEVAGASATDEAGRYAFHGIGAGSYTLVASGEHLRPVAVTLTVPDCGVLRHDVSLSGAVVLTGTARNEADQPVPDARITVLDPEGRVAAVSRTNHSGNYVISDLPEGTYTVVASGYPPATSRLELTGGGDSTHDVRLGYDQVIDELTNGRA; from the coding sequence ATGACCCGCGCCGCCAACCCGGTGCAACCACCGCAGCACGCCGCGCCGGAACCCGAACCCGAGCGCCTCACGCACCGGCAGATCGTCACCATCCTGATCGGCCTGATGTCCGGCATGTTCCTGGCCGCGCTGGACCAGACCATCGTCGGCACCTCGATCGTCCGGATCGCCAACGACCTGCACGGGTTCGACCTCCAGGCGTGGATCACCACCGCCTACCTGATCACCTCGACGATCGTCACGCCGATCTACGGCAAGCTGTCCGACATCTACGGGCGGCGGCCGTTCTACCTGGCCGCGATCTCGATCTTCGTGATCGGCTCGATCGCCTCGACCTTCGCCGACTCGATGTACCAGCTCGCCGCCTTCCGCGCGGTCCAGGGCCTCGGCGCCGGTGGGCTGATGTCGCTGGCGATGACCATCATCGGCGACATCGTGCCGCCCCGGGAACGCGCCCGCTACCAGGGCTTCTTCCTCGCCGTCTTCGGTGTCTCCACGGTGCTCGGCCCGGTGCTCGGCGGGTTCTTCGCCGACATCGACTCGATCGCCGGCATCACCGGCTGGCGCTGGGTGTTCCTGATCAACGTGCCGATCGGCGTGGCCGCCTTCGCCATCGTGGCCAAGGTGCTGAACGTGCCGCACGAACGCCACGACCACCGCATCGACTGGTGGGGCGGGCTGGCGCTGGTGGTGGCCGTGGTGCCGCTGCTGATCGTCGCCGAGCAGGGCAACAAGTGGGGCTGGGCCTCGGCCGAGGCGATCGCCTGCTACGTCATCGGCGGCGTCGGGATCGTGGCGTTCCTGTTCGTGGAAAGGCTGATGAAGGACGAGGCGCTGATCCCGCTGCGGTTGTTCGGCAACGGCACCTTCTCCGTGGCCATCGCCGGCAGTTTCATCGTCGGTATCGGCATGTTCGGCGCGATCATGATGATCCCGCAGTACATGCAGGTGGTGCAGGGGTACTCGCCGACCGAGTCCGGGTTGCTGATGCTGCCGCTGATGCTCGGCATCATGACCGCGTCGGTGGTCTCCGGGCAGATCACCAGCCGCACCGGCCGGTACAAGATCTTCCCGATCATCGGCACGCTGATCATCACCGCCGGTTCGGTGTTCTTCGCGCAGGTCGAGTACGACAGCGCGCTGTGGCACCCGCTGCTCGCCGCCGGGATCATCGGCCTCGGCCTCGGTAGCTGCATGCAGACCCTGGTCATCGCGGTGCAGAACGCCGGGCCGCGCAGCGACATGGGCGTGTCCACCGCGACCGCGACCTTCTTCCGCCAGATCGGTGGTACCGCGGGTGTCGCGGTGTTCCTGACCATCCTGTTCAACACCCTGGCCGACAACATCGCCAAGGCCTTCGGCGGCGCGCTGCCGCCGGAAGCCGGGGCACAGCTGGGCAACTTCCAGTCCGACACCTCCGGCATCGCGAACCTGCCCGACGAGCTGAAGATCCCGGTCCTGACCGGGTTCACCGAGTCGATCACCACGGTGTTCTGGTGCGCGGCGGCGGTCACCCTGGTGGCCTTCGTGGTGCTGCTGTTCATGCGGGAGATCCCGCTCGCCGGCGGGGCGCCGTCGGCCGCGGCCTCGGTGCTCGAAGGCGGCGAGGCGCTGGTCGACGAGGAGCCCGAGAAGGCGACCGCGAAGACCGACACCTGGGAAGAGGTCGACCAGGCGCTGCGCCGGCCGGAGCCGGAACTGGTGGGGGCGCACGCGCGGCCGGAAGGGAACGGGCACGCCACAATGCAGGGCATGATCCAGCCGATTTCGAACGCGGCCGTCAGCGGGCGGCTCGAAGCCGGGCCGCCGATCACCGGGTACGTCCGGCGCCAGGACGGCAGCCCGGTGGTCCGGGCGGCGCTGACGCTGATCGACCAGAGCGGCAGGCAGGTCTCGCGGGCCACCGGCGGGGGCGACGGCGAGTACAGCATCGGCACGCCCAGCCCCGGCACCTACGTGCTGATCGTCTCGGCGGCCGGGCACGAGCCGCAGGCCTCCAGCGTGGTCGTCGGCGACGGCCCGGCGAAGCTGGACCTCACGCTCGCCGGTTCGGGCGAGGTCAGCGGCGTGGTCACCTCGTTGGGCTCGGGTGAGCCGCTGCACGCGGTCACCGTGACCCTGACCGACGAACGCGGCGAGGTCGCCGGCGCGTCGGCCACCGACGAAGCGGGCCGGTACGCCTTCCACGGCATCGGCGCGGGCAGCTACACGCTGGTCGCCAGCGGGGAGCACCTGCGGCCGGTCGCGGTCACCCTGACCGTGCCGGACTGCGGGGTGCTGCGTCACGACGTGTCGCTCAGCGGCGCGGTGGTGCTCACCGGCACCGCGCGCAACGAGGCCGACCAGCCGGTGCCGGACGCGCGGATCACCGTGCTCGACCCGGAGGGCCGGGTCGCGGCCGTGTCGCGGACCAACCACTCGGGCAACTACGTGATCAGCGATCTCCCCGAAGGCACCTACACCGTCGTGGCCAGCGGGTACCCTCCGGCCACCAGCAGGCTCGAGCTGACGGGTGGCGGTGATTCCACCCATGACGTCCGGCTCGGCTACGACCAGGTGATCGACGAGCTGACGAACGGACGGGCATGA
- a CDS encoding YceI family protein: protein MSTAGLRAQISGAEGWAVAHAVLTVTDLTGKQVARVEADELGVVATPPLPAGVYTAVLTAAGFAPVARTARVGADGTGSLGEVVLESNAEAVQLPPVGPWVIDPAHSSVVATARHLGIASIKARFSELSGRITVARPAERSAVQAEIKAAAIDTGIKMRDDHLRSPDFLDVERYPVIEFASTGLRQHGPVNWTMHGVLTLHGQRREVELDLRYGGCEADPWGGTRAAFHAETQLRRDDFAINYNAMVRAGVAAIGTVVRVELDIQAVQGEALPPM, encoded by the coding sequence ATGAGCACAGCGGGACTGCGGGCGCAGATCAGTGGCGCCGAAGGCTGGGCCGTGGCGCACGCCGTGCTGACCGTGACCGACCTGACCGGCAAGCAGGTGGCCAGGGTGGAGGCGGACGAACTCGGCGTCGTCGCCACCCCGCCGTTGCCCGCCGGGGTGTACACCGCGGTGCTCACGGCGGCCGGGTTCGCCCCGGTCGCCCGCACCGCGCGGGTCGGCGCCGACGGCACGGGCTCGCTCGGCGAGGTCGTGCTGGAGTCGAACGCGGAGGCGGTCCAGCTGCCGCCGGTGGGTCCGTGGGTGATCGACCCGGCACACTCGTCGGTCGTGGCCACCGCCCGCCACCTCGGCATCGCCAGCATCAAGGCGCGGTTCTCGGAGCTGTCCGGGCGCATCACCGTGGCGCGCCCGGCGGAGCGGTCGGCGGTCCAGGCCGAGATCAAGGCCGCGGCGATCGACACCGGCATCAAGATGCGCGACGACCACCTGCGTTCCCCGGACTTCCTGGACGTGGAGCGGTACCCGGTGATCGAGTTCGCCAGCACCGGGCTGCGCCAGCACGGGCCGGTGAACTGGACCATGCACGGCGTGCTCACGCTGCACGGGCAGCGGCGGGAGGTCGAACTGGACCTGCGCTACGGCGGCTGCGAAGCCGACCCGTGGGGCGGGACGCGAGCGGCCTTCCACGCGGAGACGCAGCTGCGCCGGGACGACTTCGCGATCAACTACAACGCCATGGTGCGCGCGGGAGTCGCGGCGATCGGCACCGTCGTCCGCGTCGAACTGGACATCCAAGCCGTCCAGGGGGAAGCCCTACCCCCGATGTAG
- a CDS encoding DedA family protein gives MTELLAAGTGVSWLDTAGPTLVWVIVLSFVFVECALIVGLFLPGDSLLFGAGVVLAQHHAELSAWLLSLAALIVAVVGNQIGYYIGKHTGTRLVARRGGKVLNRQNLERARAFLDRRGFFAIVAARWIPWVRTLAPLIAGAARMDPKRFALATAAGGVLWVPTLVLLGYYGAGLLDVLPWLKTLVVWLSVAFFVLGTGWGFWRYRQEMKKPVDTDAELTVGICPDLQLDAVRITEDDDLGPGQRA, from the coding sequence GTGACGGAGCTACTGGCCGCGGGCACCGGCGTGAGCTGGCTGGACACAGCCGGTCCGACGCTGGTGTGGGTCATCGTGCTCAGTTTCGTCTTCGTCGAGTGTGCGCTGATCGTCGGCCTGTTTCTGCCCGGTGACTCGTTGTTGTTCGGCGCCGGCGTGGTGCTCGCGCAGCACCACGCCGAGCTGAGCGCCTGGCTGCTGTCGCTGGCGGCGCTGATCGTCGCGGTGGTCGGCAACCAGATCGGCTACTACATCGGCAAGCACACCGGCACCAGACTGGTCGCCCGGCGCGGCGGCAAGGTGCTGAACCGCCAGAACCTGGAGCGGGCCCGCGCGTTCCTCGACCGGCGGGGTTTCTTCGCCATCGTCGCGGCGCGGTGGATCCCGTGGGTGCGCACGCTGGCGCCGCTGATCGCCGGTGCCGCACGCATGGACCCGAAGCGCTTCGCACTGGCGACGGCGGCCGGCGGCGTGCTGTGGGTGCCGACGCTGGTCCTGCTCGGTTACTACGGCGCCGGGCTGCTGGACGTGCTGCCGTGGCTGAAGACGCTGGTCGTGTGGCTGAGCGTGGCGTTCTTCGTGCTCGGCACCGGCTGGGGGTTCTGGCGGTACCGGCAGGAGATGAAGAAGCCGGTGGACACCGACGCCGAGCTAACTGTCGGTATCTGCCCAGACCTCCAGCTGGATGCCGTCCGGATCACGGAAGACGACGACCTCGGACCCGGGCAGCGTGCGTGA
- a CDS encoding VOC family protein has product MPRLKSVHHLALTVTDVDRSVPWYVRVLALEEATRREDPETGLRKVVLKSADHGFSLVLVQHPDTERPWFDERRTGLDHVAFCVGSREELEGWERRLAEHGVTYSAAKASRTLPGSEVVVFRDPDGIQLEVWADTDS; this is encoded by the coding sequence ATGCCGAGATTGAAGTCCGTGCACCACCTGGCCCTCACGGTCACCGACGTGGACCGGAGTGTGCCGTGGTACGTGCGGGTCCTCGCGCTCGAGGAGGCCACCCGGCGCGAGGATCCGGAGACCGGGCTTCGGAAGGTGGTGCTCAAGTCCGCTGACCACGGGTTCTCACTGGTGCTCGTGCAGCACCCCGACACCGAGCGCCCCTGGTTCGACGAGCGGCGCACCGGACTGGACCACGTGGCCTTCTGCGTCGGCTCGCGGGAGGAGCTCGAGGGGTGGGAGCGCCGCCTCGCCGAGCACGGGGTCACCTACAGCGCGGCCAAGGCCTCACGCACGCTGCCCGGGTCCGAGGTCGTCGTCTTCCGTGATCCGGACGGCATCCAGCTGGAGGTCTGGGCAGATACCGACAGTTAG
- a CDS encoding protein-L-isoaspartate(D-aspartate) O-methyltransferase produces MGRERGLNEFLDELVAAGELGSAAISARTVRSLQPLELQRDHSVLELGVGSGVTTAVLAETVGHGGLVTTVDTDIDRVVLARKRLVRHYGHVSVLHGETAAGAPRYAPFDRVLAHGDIRLGRLPYAWVEQAEPGALILAPVQPGFLVRFTVHHDGTATGRPVLVQPGPLEVRWQLHWDEREATQSVTHTQPWALLENPGPRWALAVAVPSCEYEVAGENPRLAWLRDPFTSSWASVAPGKGAYVVRQTGPRRLWDETEAAYRWWIRCGTPEPRDWEWVVSRERQNVRLRPEIL; encoded by the coding sequence ATGGGCAGGGAGCGTGGACTCAACGAGTTCCTGGACGAGCTGGTGGCAGCGGGTGAGCTCGGGTCGGCGGCCATTTCGGCTCGGACGGTTCGCTCCCTCCAGCCGCTCGAGCTTCAGCGTGATCACTCGGTGCTGGAGCTCGGGGTGGGTTCCGGGGTGACGACGGCGGTGCTCGCCGAGACCGTGGGCCACGGTGGGCTGGTGACCACTGTGGACACTGACATCGATCGGGTGGTGTTGGCGCGCAAGCGGCTGGTGCGCCACTACGGGCACGTGTCCGTGCTCCACGGTGAGACAGCCGCTGGTGCGCCGCGGTATGCGCCGTTCGATCGGGTGCTCGCGCACGGCGACATCCGGCTCGGGCGGTTGCCATACGCCTGGGTCGAGCAGGCCGAGCCCGGCGCCCTCATCCTCGCGCCGGTCCAGCCCGGCTTCCTGGTCCGATTCACCGTGCACCACGACGGCACCGCCACCGGGCGGCCGGTGCTCGTGCAGCCCGGGCCGCTCGAGGTGCGGTGGCAGCTCCACTGGGACGAGCGCGAGGCGACCCAGTCGGTCACCCACACCCAGCCGTGGGCGCTGCTGGAGAACCCCGGCCCGCGCTGGGCGCTCGCGGTCGCCGTGCCGTCGTGTGAGTACGAGGTGGCGGGCGAGAATCCGAGGCTGGCGTGGCTGCGCGACCCGTTCACCAGTTCGTGGGCTTCGGTCGCGCCCGGAAAAGGCGCGTACGTGGTGCGTCAGACCGGCCCGCGCCGTCTCTGGGACGAGACCGAGGCCGCCTACCGCTGGTGGATCCGCTGCGGCACACCGGAACCCCGCGACTGGGAGTGGGTGGTGTCGCGAGAACGGCAGAACGTGCGGCTCCGGCCCGAAATTCTTTGA
- a CDS encoding GntR family transcriptional regulator, which yields MASSELPSRRLAAELREAINSGALARGMRLPSERTLSDEHGVARNTAREAIRLLTEEGLVVAIHGKGVFVREKYRLARSPERLTRAARAAGKGAFLGDAEVNQFAPAVEVEIRTEAASEEVAAILGVGEGAEVLVRERVMSADGQPIQLATSRLPRSLTEGTAIEQPDTGPGGSYARLEEAGHELGHFSETVGARMPTPDEASLLQLSAGTPILVVRRIAFDTAGVAVEVNDMRLSGDRYELAYEFPAD from the coding sequence GTGGCCAGCAGTGAACTGCCCAGTCGGCGACTCGCCGCCGAACTGCGCGAGGCGATCAACTCGGGCGCGCTCGCCCGGGGAATGAGACTGCCCTCCGAACGCACCCTTTCCGACGAACACGGCGTGGCGCGAAACACCGCCCGCGAGGCAATCCGCCTCCTGACCGAGGAGGGCCTGGTCGTGGCCATCCATGGCAAAGGCGTGTTCGTCCGCGAGAAGTACCGGCTGGCTCGCTCACCCGAGAGGCTCACTCGAGCGGCGCGCGCGGCGGGGAAGGGAGCCTTCCTCGGAGACGCCGAAGTCAATCAATTCGCTCCCGCGGTCGAGGTCGAGATTCGTACCGAGGCGGCGAGCGAGGAAGTCGCGGCCATTCTCGGGGTCGGCGAAGGGGCCGAAGTCCTCGTCCGCGAGCGGGTGATGAGCGCGGACGGGCAGCCGATCCAGCTCGCCACCTCGCGGCTTCCGCGGTCGCTCACCGAAGGCACTGCGATCGAACAACCCGACACCGGCCCCGGCGGCAGCTATGCCCGCCTGGAGGAGGCCGGGCACGAACTCGGGCACTTCAGCGAGACCGTCGGTGCCCGCATGCCGACGCCCGATGAGGCGTCGTTGCTGCAACTCAGCGCAGGCACGCCGATCCTCGTCGTGCGCCGGATCGCCTTCGACACCGCGGGCGTCGCCGTCGAGGTGAACGACATGCGCCTCTCCGGAGACCGCTACGAACTCGCCTACGAGTTCCCCGCCGACTGA
- a CDS encoding SDR family oxidoreductase — MSVVIVTGGSRGIGAEVCVQAAESGYDVVVNYAGDASAAASVASRVSSLGRRALAVQGDVSSESDVVALFDAAAELGPLYGLVNNAGVVGRAAPLVEQDVSTVRRVMDVNVTGVFLCCREAVRRMTDGGAIVNVTSAAARLGSAGEWVHYAASKAAVETMTFGLAQEVAASGIRVNAVAPGLVNTSFHTTAGVPDRLDRLGPAQPMGRAGEPAEIAAAILWLLSPAASYATGATLPITGGR, encoded by the coding sequence ATGAGCGTGGTGATCGTCACCGGGGGAAGCCGCGGCATCGGCGCGGAGGTCTGCGTGCAGGCGGCGGAGAGCGGCTACGACGTGGTGGTCAACTACGCCGGAGACGCCTCGGCCGCCGCTTCCGTGGCCTCACGGGTTTCCTCGCTGGGGCGGCGGGCGTTGGCCGTGCAGGGGGACGTGTCCTCGGAGTCGGACGTGGTCGCCTTGTTCGACGCTGCTGCGGAATTGGGGCCGCTGTACGGGCTGGTGAACAACGCGGGCGTCGTCGGGCGGGCGGCGCCGCTGGTGGAGCAGGACGTCTCCACCGTGCGGCGGGTCATGGACGTCAATGTCACCGGGGTGTTCCTGTGCTGCCGGGAAGCCGTCCGCCGCATGACCGACGGCGGGGCGATCGTGAACGTGACCTCGGCCGCCGCGCGCCTGGGCTCGGCGGGCGAATGGGTGCACTACGCCGCGAGCAAGGCCGCGGTCGAGACGATGACCTTCGGCCTGGCGCAGGAGGTGGCTGCCTCCGGCATCCGGGTGAACGCGGTCGCCCCGGGCCTGGTGAACACCTCTTTCCACACCACCGCCGGGGTCCCGGACCGGCTGGACCGCCTGGGCCCCGCGCAGCCGATGGGCCGCGCGGGGGAACCAGCGGAAATCGCCGCCGCCATCCTGTGGCTCCTCTCGCCCGCCGCCTCGTACGCCACCGGCGCCACCCTCCCCATAACCGGCGGCCGCTAA
- a CDS encoding nucleoside/nucleotide kinase family protein has protein sequence MTSFEDLLARAQGLIKSGERAVLGIVGAPASGKTTLAWGLANALGNRAAVVGMDGFHLAQVELRRLGRTERKGAPDTFDAGGYVSLVSRLATGGETVYAPEFRREIEEPIAGAVAVPPEVPLVITEGNYLLLDSSPWSRIPPLLAESWFLRPDEDDRIERLVSRHRHYGRSLVEARQRARGSDQRNADLIATTASRADLIVEDMTLANFSL, from the coding sequence ATGACCTCGTTCGAGGACCTGCTGGCGCGCGCGCAGGGGTTGATCAAATCGGGAGAGCGGGCCGTGCTGGGCATCGTCGGCGCGCCGGCGTCGGGGAAGACCACGCTGGCGTGGGGGCTGGCGAACGCGCTGGGCAACCGGGCCGCGGTGGTCGGCATGGACGGGTTCCACCTGGCGCAGGTGGAGTTGCGGCGGCTCGGGCGGACAGAGCGCAAGGGCGCGCCGGACACCTTCGACGCCGGTGGTTACGTCAGCCTGGTCTCGCGGCTCGCGACGGGCGGGGAGACGGTGTACGCGCCGGAATTCCGCCGGGAGATCGAGGAGCCGATCGCGGGCGCGGTCGCCGTGCCGCCGGAGGTGCCGCTGGTCATCACCGAGGGCAACTACCTGCTGCTGGATTCTTCGCCGTGGTCGCGGATCCCGCCGTTGCTGGCGGAATCGTGGTTCCTCCGGCCTGATGAGGACGACCGCATCGAGCGGCTGGTCTCGCGGCACCGGCACTACGGGCGGTCGCTGGTGGAGGCGCGGCAGCGGGCGCGGGGTTCGGACCAGCGCAACGCCGACCTGATCGCGACGACGGCTTCGCGGGCGGATCTGATCGTGGAGGACATGACGCTGGCGAACTTCTCGCTCTAG
- a CDS encoding PfkB family carbohydrate kinase, with translation MRVVLAGLSTVDLVQRVAELPSPGEKVQSLAVEVAAGGPAANAAVTVAALGGEAILLTVLGAHPLASLARADLEAYGVRVVDALPSRVSPPPVSAVSVRDSDGERTVVSHNAADVPDFPASSLVDEVSGDCVLLDGHHPALALAVARRARELGVPVVLDAGSWKPVLTELLPLVDIAACSAHFRAPDGVLEVPVVITTAGAEPVRYSTVDESGTVPVPEVEAADTLGAGDVWHGAFAYGARLPLVERIRFANEVAAERVWHAGPRAWVPAVREMRK, from the coding sequence ATGAGGGTGGTACTCGCCGGACTGTCCACTGTGGATCTGGTGCAGCGGGTGGCGGAGTTGCCGTCACCCGGGGAGAAGGTGCAGTCGCTCGCGGTCGAGGTGGCCGCGGGCGGTCCGGCCGCGAACGCCGCGGTGACGGTGGCGGCGCTGGGCGGCGAGGCGATCCTGCTGACCGTGCTCGGCGCCCACCCGCTCGCCTCGCTGGCCCGCGCCGACCTGGAAGCGTATGGCGTGCGGGTGGTCGACGCGTTGCCGTCGCGGGTGTCGCCGCCGCCGGTGAGCGCGGTGTCGGTGCGGGATTCGGACGGGGAACGCACGGTCGTCTCGCACAACGCCGCGGATGTGCCGGACTTCCCGGCTTCTTCTCTGGTGGACGAGGTTTCCGGGGACTGCGTGCTGCTGGACGGGCACCACCCGGCGCTGGCACTGGCCGTCGCGCGGCGGGCACGGGAACTCGGGGTGCCGGTGGTGCTCGACGCCGGGAGTTGGAAGCCGGTGCTGACGGAACTGCTGCCGCTGGTGGACATCGCGGCGTGCTCGGCGCACTTCCGGGCGCCTGATGGGGTTCTGGAAGTGCCCGTGGTGATCACCACCGCGGGTGCCGAGCCGGTGCGTTATTCCACTGTGGACGAATCGGGCACGGTGCCGGTGCCCGAGGTCGAGGCCGCCGACACGCTGGGCGCCGGGGACGTCTGGCACGGCGCTTTCGCTTATGGCGCAAGACTTCCGTTGGTGGAGCGGATTCGCTTCGCCAACGAGGTGGCCGCCGAACGGGTGTGGCATGCGGGTCCGCGGGCATGGGTTCCCGCGGTCCGCGAGATGAGGAAATAA
- a CDS encoding ATP-binding cassette domain-containing protein: MNSSTEQPTLSARGLVKRYGRVTAIDGADFDLYPGEVLAVVGDNGAGKSSLIKAMSGAVVPDEGEILVDGKAVHFRTPIDARKYGIETVYQDLAVAPALDIASNMFLGREKRRSGPFGLIRKLDTATMRAEAQRILDELGIQIKSITQPVETLSGGQRQGVAVARAAAFGTKAVIMDEPTAALGVAESGKVLALIDRIRERGLPVVLISHNMPHVFEIADRIHVHRLGKRVAVVSPKTHTMNQVVGLITGALRIGADGSVEEVPAAVRAGLSG, from the coding sequence GTGAATTCTTCGACTGAGCAGCCGACCCTGTCCGCTCGTGGCCTGGTCAAGCGCTACGGCCGGGTGACCGCGATCGACGGCGCCGACTTCGACCTGTACCCGGGCGAGGTGCTCGCCGTGGTCGGCGACAACGGCGCCGGGAAGTCCAGCCTGATCAAGGCGATGTCCGGCGCGGTGGTGCCGGACGAGGGCGAAATCCTGGTCGATGGCAAGGCCGTGCACTTCCGCACGCCGATCGACGCACGCAAGTACGGCATCGAGACGGTGTACCAGGACCTGGCCGTCGCGCCCGCGCTCGACATCGCGTCGAACATGTTCCTGGGGCGGGAAAAGCGGCGGTCCGGGCCGTTCGGGCTGATCCGCAAGCTGGACACCGCGACCATGCGTGCCGAGGCGCAGCGCATCCTCGACGAGCTGGGCATCCAGATCAAGTCGATCACGCAGCCGGTGGAGACGCTCTCCGGTGGGCAGCGGCAGGGCGTGGCGGTGGCGCGCGCGGCGGCGTTCGGCACCAAGGCGGTGATCATGGACGAGCCGACCGCGGCCCTCGGGGTGGCCGAGTCCGGCAAGGTGCTCGCGCTGATCGACCGCATCCGCGAGCGCGGGCTGCCGGTGGTGCTGATCAGCCACAACATGCCGCACGTGTTCGAGATCGCCGACCGGATCCACGTGCACCGCCTCGGCAAGCGGGTGGCCGTGGTCTCGCCGAAGACGCACACGATGAACCAGGTGGTGGGGCTGATCACCGGCGCGCTGCGGATCGGCGCGGACGGGTCGGTGGAGGAGGTCCCGGCGGCCGTGCGGGCCGGGTTGTCCGGATGA
- a CDS encoding ABC transporter permease, producing the protein MTSATATAESDRPTIGEFFLRAPAVGPALALVVAVLVFSFSTDTFLNLDNMSLVVQQSLVIGTLALGQTLIILTAGIDLANAASMVLATLIMAKLLTGGVDGIFALLLGIAATVVVSAVVGSLVTKVKLPPFIVTLGMLTMLTAAGRLFAGGEAIPVADGLINWLGTRRYLFGGIEITYGMTLALIMYLVMWYALTRTAWGKHVYAVGNAPEAARLSGIKVNRTVLSVYIVAGVIFGIAAWQALGRVPNADPNAYQLGNLDSITAVVLGGTSLFGGRGSVIGTMMGALIVAVLRSGLTQLGVDALYQDVATGALVIAAVAVDRFARRQR; encoded by the coding sequence ATGACGAGCGCCACCGCTACGGCCGAGTCCGACCGGCCGACCATCGGCGAGTTCTTCCTGCGCGCCCCGGCCGTCGGGCCGGCGCTGGCGCTGGTGGTCGCCGTGCTCGTGTTCTCCTTCTCCACCGACACCTTCCTCAACCTGGACAACATGTCCCTGGTGGTGCAGCAGTCGCTGGTGATCGGCACGCTCGCACTCGGGCAGACGCTGATCATCCTGACCGCCGGGATCGACCTGGCGAACGCGGCCTCGATGGTGCTCGCGACGTTGATCATGGCGAAGCTGCTCACCGGCGGGGTCGACGGCATCTTCGCGCTGCTGCTGGGGATCGCGGCCACGGTGGTGGTCAGCGCGGTGGTCGGCTCGCTGGTGACCAAGGTGAAGCTGCCGCCGTTCATCGTCACGCTCGGCATGCTGACCATGCTCACCGCCGCGGGACGGCTGTTCGCCGGTGGCGAGGCGATCCCGGTGGCCGACGGGCTGATCAACTGGCTCGGCACCCGCCGCTACCTGTTCGGCGGCATCGAGATCACCTACGGCATGACGCTGGCGCTGATCATGTACCTGGTCATGTGGTACGCGCTGACCAGGACCGCGTGGGGCAAGCACGTGTACGCGGTGGGCAACGCGCCCGAGGCCGCGCGGCTGTCCGGGATCAAGGTCAACCGGACGGTGCTGTCGGTGTACATCGTGGCCGGGGTGATCTTCGGCATCGCCGCGTGGCAGGCGCTGGGCCGCGTGCCCAACGCCGACCCGAACGCCTACCAGCTCGGCAACCTCGACTCGATCACCGCCGTGGTGCTGGGCGGGACCAGCCTGTTCGGCGGCCGCGGTTCGGTGATCGGCACGATGATGGGCGCGCTGATCGTGGCGGTGCTGCGGTCCGGGCTGACCCAGCTGGGCGTGGACGCGCTCTACCAGGACGTGGCGACCGGCGCGCTGGTGATCGCGGCCGTCGCGGTGGACCGATTCGCCAGGAGGCAGCGGTGA